From Mycobacterium lacus, one genomic window encodes:
- a CDS encoding PE family protein has protein sequence MSFVVAVPDMVAAAASDLAGIGSAISAANAAAAAPTTGLLAAGGDEVSAAVAACFSGHAQAYQRLSAQAAVFHAQFVQAMTAGAGSYAAAEAANVSPLQAALNVVNAPTQALLGRPLIGDGANGAPGQPGGAGGLLFGNGGNGGNGLAGQPGGAGGAGGAAVGLFGHGGAGGAGGVGLTSVGGAGGAGGVGGLVYGNGGDGGAAWLGGASGGPGGDARLIGHGGHGGFQGGIGAGGGAGGKGGNGGWLVGNGGDGGGAAVTGTAGDGGNAGLFGNGGNGGWAGQNSVAGDGGTGGTLIGDGGNGGNAIARFNLVSGAGGHGGHAVGLIGNGGAGGIGATGTGVAGGNGGNGGNGGQWFGSGGGGGSGGSSDAAAGGTGGNGGTAGLIGNGGDGGAAGVSAASIAGAGGNGGNARLIGDGGTGGPGNFGGPDGANGTPGSLLGDPLDVVNAPTQALLGRPLIGDGADGAPGQPGGAGGLLFGNGGNGGNGLPGQPGGPGGDAGLIGNGGNGGTGGPGTTGFAGGAGGAGGWLLGNGGAGGIGGLGTGADGGAGGAGGTAVGLFGHGGAGGAGGAGLLGVGGVGGAGGTGGLLYGNGGDGGADFAGGASAGAGGDARLVGHGGSGGFSGAIFAVGGAGGKGGTGGWLYGNGGDGGAAILGVGGDGGNAGLVGDGGTGGGAGFESIAGTGGNGGTLIGNGGDGGNSVTTVGFGGTGGNGGHAVGLIGNGGAGGIGGAGIAAAGGKAGHGGNGGQWFGNGGAGGSGGSSTAAAGGTGGNGGAAGLIGDGGDGGAAGVSAAGVPGAGGDGGNARLIGDGGDGGPGDSGGPGGTGGTGGSLFGQNGSDGT, from the coding sequence GTGTCGTTTGTGGTGGCGGTGCCCGACATGGTGGCGGCGGCGGCATCGGATCTTGCCGGTATCGGGTCGGCGATCAGTGCGGCTAATGCGGCGGCGGCGGCCCCGACGACGGGGCTGCTGGCCGCCGGGGGTGACGAGGTGTCGGCGGCCGTTGCGGCCTGCTTTAGCGGGCATGCCCAGGCGTATCAGAGGTTGAGCGCGCAGGCGGCGGTGTTTCATGCCCAGTTTGTGCAGGCGATGACCGCCGGTGCGGGGTCGTATGCGGCCGCCGAGGCGGCCAACGTGTCGCCGCTACAGGCCGCGCTCAACGTGGTCAACGCGCCCACGCAGGCGTTGTTGGGGCGTCCGCTGATCGGCGATGGTGCCAATGGGGCGCCGGGGCAGCCTGGTGGGGCTGGCGGGTTGTTGTTCGGCAACGGCGGTAATGGGGGTAATGGTTTGGCGGGCCAGCCCGGTGGGGCCGGTGGGGCCGGGGGCGCCGCTGTCGGGTTGTTCGGCCATGGTGGGGCCGGCGGGGCCGGCGGGGTCGGCTTGACAAGTGTCGGTGGGGCCGGCGGGGCCGGCGGCGTCGGCGGGCTGGTGTACGGCAATGGCGGTGACGGCGGCGCCGCCTGGTTGGGTGGGGCCAGCGGCGGGCCCGGAGGCGATGCTCGGCTGATCGGCCATGGCGGTCACGGCGGATTCCAAGGCGGCATCGGCGCCGGCGGTGGCGCCGGCGGTAAGGGCGGCAACGGCGGGTGGCTGGTCGGCAACGGCGGTGACGGCGGTGGCGCCGCCGTCACGGGCACGGCCGGCGATGGCGGCAACGCCGGGCTGTTCGGCAACGGCGGTAACGGCGGCTGGGCCGGGCAAAACAGCGTCGCTGGCGATGGCGGCACCGGCGGGACGCTGATCGGCGATGGTGGCAATGGTGGCAACGCCATAGCTCGCTTCAACCTCGTGAGCGGGGCCGGTGGTCACGGCGGCCACGCCGTCGGGCTGATCGGCAACGGCGGGGCGGGAGGCATCGGAGCGACCGGCACCGGCGTTGCTGGCGGAAATGGTGGTAACGGCGGCAACGGTGGCCAGTGGTTCGGCAGCGGCGGGGGCGGTGGGTCCGGCGGGTCCAGCGATGCAGCGGCCGGCGGCACCGGCGGTAACGGCGGCACCGCTGGGCTGATCGGCAACGGCGGGGACGGCGGGGCCGCCGGTGTCAGCGCGGCCAGCATCGCGGGCGCCGGCGGCAACGGCGGCAATGCTCGGTTGATCGGCGACGGTGGGACCGGCGGGCCCGGCAATTTCGGTGGGCCCGATGGGGCCAACGGCACGCCCGGGTCACTGCTCGGGGATCCGCTTGACGTGGTGAACGCGCCCACGCAGGCGTTGCTGGGACGCCCGCTGATTGGCGATGGCGCCGATGGGGCGCCCGGGCAGCCGGGTGGCGCCGGCGGGTTGTTGTTCGGCAACGGCGGCAACGGCGGCAATGGTTTGCCAGGCCAGCCGGGCGGTCCCGGCGGGGATGCGGGGTTGATCGGTAATGGCGGTAACGGCGGCACCGGCGGGCCGGGGACGACCGGCTTTGCCGGTGGTGCCGGTGGGGCCGGCGGTTGGCTGTTGGGCAACGGTGGTGCCGGTGGGATCGGCGGGCTCGGCACCGGGGCGGATGGCGGAGCCGGCGGAGCCGGTGGGACCGCTGTCGGGTTGTTCGGCCATGGCGGGGCCGGAGGGGCCGGCGGAGCCGGCTTGCTCGGCGTCGGCGGGGTCGGTGGAGCCGGCGGCACCGGCGGGCTGTTGTACGGCAACGGTGGTGACGGCGGTGCCGACTTTGCGGGTGGGGCCAGTGCAGGGGCCGGCGGGGACGCTCGGCTGGTTGGCCACGGTGGTAGCGGCGGGTTCTCAGGAGCCATTTTCGCCGTCGGCGGTGCTGGCGGCAAGGGCGGCACTGGTGGATGGCTGTATGGCAACGGTGGTGACGGCGGCGCCGCGATTCTCGGGGTGGGCGGTGACGGTGGCAACGCCGGGCTGGTCGGCGACGGCGGCACCGGCGGCGGGGCCGGTTTCGAGAGCATCGCGGGCACCGGCGGCAACGGCGGGACACTGATCGGCAATGGTGGCGACGGCGGCAACTCTGTGACAACCGTGGGGTTCGGTGGAACCGGCGGTAACGGTGGCCACGCCGTCGGGCTGATCGGCAACGGCGGAGCTGGCGGCATCGGCGGCGCCGGAATTGCCGCCGCCGGCGGAAAAGCCGGCCACGGCGGCAACGGAGGCCAGTGGTTCGGCAATGGCGGGGCCGGTGGGTCCGGCGGGTCCAGCACTGCGGCCGCCGGCGGGACCGGGGGCAACGGCGGCGCCGCCGGGCTGATCGGCGATGGCGGGGACGGCGGGGCCGCCGGTGTCAGCGCCGCCGGCGTCCCTGGCGCCGGCGGTGACGGCGGCAATGCCCGGTTGATCGGCGACGGCGGTGACGGCGGGCCGGGTGACTCCGGTGGACCCGGCGGTACCGGCGGTACGGGTGGGTCGCTGTTCGGCCAGAACGGGTCCGACGGGACGTAG
- a CDS encoding hemolysin family protein, which translates to MNDLLAVVLAILLIGVNAFFVAAEFSLISARRDRLQALAEQGKASAVTVIRAGEQLPAMLAGAQLGVTVSSILLGRIGEPAAADLLQASFGWAGIPPAVLHTLSFAVALAIVVTLHVLLGEMVPKNIALAGPERTAMLLIPPYLLYVRPARPFIAFYNTCANAILRALRVEPKDELDMTVSTVELSEMIAESVSEGLLDREEHTRLTRALQVRTRVVADVAVPLDKIRSVPVAAAGCGPTIGSVEQALARTGYSRFPVVGLGDKFVGYLHIKDLLTLDGDPHSVIDRALVRPLPQLPASLPLADALSRMRRSNSHLALVTGDDGGVVGMVALEDLVEDLVGTMRDGPHGD; encoded by the coding sequence ATGAACGACCTGCTGGCAGTGGTGTTGGCGATCCTGCTGATCGGCGTCAACGCGTTCTTCGTCGCCGCGGAATTCTCGCTGATCTCGGCGCGCCGCGACCGCCTGCAGGCGTTAGCCGAGCAGGGCAAGGCGAGCGCGGTCACCGTCATCCGGGCCGGCGAGCAGCTCCCGGCGATGCTGGCGGGCGCGCAGCTGGGTGTCACGGTGTCCTCGATCCTGCTCGGCCGCATCGGCGAGCCCGCGGCCGCCGACCTGCTGCAGGCATCGTTCGGGTGGGCCGGCATACCTCCGGCGGTGCTGCACACGCTGTCGTTCGCGGTCGCCCTGGCGATCGTGGTGACGCTGCACGTGCTGCTCGGCGAGATGGTGCCGAAAAACATCGCCCTGGCGGGCCCGGAACGGACGGCGATGCTGCTGATCCCGCCCTATCTGCTCTACGTGCGACCGGCGCGCCCGTTCATCGCCTTCTACAACACCTGCGCCAACGCGATCCTGCGGGCGCTGCGGGTGGAGCCCAAGGACGAGCTCGACATGACGGTCTCCACGGTCGAACTGTCCGAGATGATCGCCGAATCGGTATCCGAGGGATTGCTGGATCGTGAGGAGCACACCCGACTGACCCGCGCGCTGCAGGTTCGCACCCGGGTGGTCGCCGACGTCGCGGTGCCGCTGGACAAGATTCGGTCGGTGCCGGTCGCCGCGGCGGGCTGCGGCCCGACGATCGGCAGCGTCGAACAGGCCCTGGCCCGGACCGGTTACTCACGGTTCCCGGTGGTCGGGCTGGGTGACAAGTTCGTCGGATACCTGCACATCAAGGACCTGTTGACGCTGGACGGCGATCCACACAGCGTGATCGATCGGGCGCTGGTTCGCCCGCTGCCGCAGCTTCCCGCATCGCTGCCGCTGGCCGATGCCCTGTCGCGGATGCGTCGCAGCAACAGCCATCTGGCACTGGTAACCGGCGACGACGGCGGCGTGGTCGGGATGGTGGCCCTCGAGGACCTGGTGGAGGATCTGGTCGGCACCATGCGCGACGGGCCACACGGAGACTGA
- a CDS encoding hemolysin family protein has protein sequence MNLTVTIVSTLAIVALTIGTAVFVAAEFSLTALDRSAVEANARAGNGRDRVIRLAHRRLSFQLSGAQLGISITTLATGYLTEPLVAKFPHPALTGIGLPDRAADGLITFLALATVTSVSMVFGELVPKYLAVARPLPTARAVVLPQWVFSALLTPAIRMTNGTANLILRQLGIEPAEELRSARTPQELVSLVRSSARRGTLDDATASLMRRSLQFGALTAEELMTPRSKIVALQTDDTITDLVAAVATSGFSRFPVVDGDLDETVGIVHVKQAFAIPPADRARTRLTTIAKRVPVVPSTLDGDAVMAQIRANPLQTAMVVDEYGGTAGMVTIEDLIEEIVGDVRDEHDDATPHVVAAGSGWRVSGLLRIDEVAAATGYRAPEGPYETIGGLVLRELGHIPAAGETVELTALDLDGLSDRSVHWRATVLQMDGRRIDLLELTELGPPGESGSDSDPGGIRG, from the coding sequence ATGAACCTCACCGTCACGATCGTCAGCACGCTGGCCATCGTCGCGCTGACCATCGGCACCGCGGTCTTCGTCGCCGCCGAATTCTCGCTCACCGCGCTGGATCGCTCCGCCGTCGAGGCCAACGCCCGGGCCGGTAACGGCCGAGACCGCGTCATCCGGCTCGCCCACCGTAGGCTGTCCTTCCAGCTCTCGGGTGCGCAGTTGGGCATCTCGATCACCACGCTGGCGACGGGTTACCTGACCGAGCCGCTGGTGGCCAAGTTTCCGCATCCGGCGCTGACCGGGATCGGACTACCCGATCGGGCGGCCGACGGCCTCATCACGTTCCTGGCGCTGGCGACCGTGACATCAGTGTCGATGGTGTTCGGCGAGCTGGTCCCCAAGTACCTCGCCGTGGCGCGTCCGCTGCCGACCGCCCGCGCCGTCGTACTGCCACAGTGGGTGTTTTCGGCGCTGCTCACGCCGGCGATCCGAATGACTAACGGAACGGCGAACTTGATCCTGCGGCAATTGGGCATCGAGCCCGCCGAGGAGCTGCGGTCGGCCCGCACACCGCAAGAGCTGGTGTCACTGGTGCGCAGCTCCGCGCGCCGCGGCACGCTGGACGACGCCACCGCGTCGCTGATGCGCCGATCGCTACAGTTCGGCGCCCTGACGGCGGAGGAGCTGATGACGCCGCGGTCCAAGATCGTGGCGCTGCAGACCGACGACACCATCACCGACCTGGTTGCGGCCGTCGCCACGTCGGGGTTCTCCCGCTTCCCTGTCGTCGACGGTGACCTGGATGAGACCGTCGGCATCGTGCACGTCAAGCAGGCGTTCGCGATTCCGCCCGCCGATCGCGCGCGCACGCGGTTGACCACGATCGCAAAGCGGGTCCCGGTGGTGCCGTCGACGCTGGACGGCGACGCGGTGATGGCGCAGATCCGCGCCAATCCCCTGCAGACCGCGATGGTTGTCGACGAATACGGCGGGACCGCGGGCATGGTCACCATCGAGGACCTGATCGAAGAGATCGTGGGCGACGTGCGCGACGAACACGACGACGCCACGCCGCACGTGGTGGCGGCCGGCAGCGGATGGCGGGTATCGGGCCTGCTACGCATCGACGAGGTTGCGGCCGCAACCGGTTATCGAGCCCCCGAGGGGCCCTACGAGACGATCGGCGGTTTGGTGCTTCGGGAGCTCGGCCACATCCCGGCGGCCGGCGAAACGGTTGAGCTGACCGCATTGGACCTCGACGGGCTGTCGGACCGCTCGGTGCACTGGCGGGCAACGGTGCTGCAGATGGACGGTCGGCGGATCGACCTGCTCGAGCTGACCGAACTGGGCCCTCCTGGTGAATCGGGCAGCGATTCCGACCCGGGAGGGATCCGCGGATGA
- a CDS encoding GuaB1 family IMP dehydrogenase-related protein: protein MKFLDGHRPGYDLTYNDVFIVPNRSEVASRFDVDLSTADGSGTTIPVVVANMTAVAGRRMAETVARRGGLVILPQDLPIPAVQHTVEFVKSRDLVLDTPVMLEPDDSVSDATALIHKRAHGVAVVVFEGRPIGLVSEASCAGVDRFTRVRDVAVTDFVTAPVGTEPRKIFDLLEHAPIAVAVLTTADGTLAGVLTRTGAIRAGIYTPATDTAGRLRVGAAVGITGDVAAKARALAEAGVDLLVIDTAHGHQVKTLEAIKAVSSLGLGLPLAAGNVVSAEGTRDLLEAGATIVKVGVGPGAMCTTRMMTGVGRPQFSAVLECASAARQLGGHVWADGGIRHPRDVALALAAGASNVMIGSWFAGTYESPGDLLRDRDDQPYKESYGMASKRAVVARTTTDSPFDRARKALFEEGISTSRMGLDPDRGGVEDLLDHITSGVRSTCTYVGATNLAELHERAVVGVQSAAGFAEGHPLPTGW from the coding sequence ATGAAGTTTCTGGACGGGCACCGACCCGGATACGACCTGACCTACAACGACGTCTTCATCGTGCCGAACCGCTCCGAGGTGGCGTCGCGGTTCGATGTCGATCTGTCCACCGCCGACGGCTCCGGCACCACCATTCCGGTGGTGGTTGCCAATATGACCGCGGTGGCCGGGCGGCGGATGGCCGAGACGGTGGCGCGCCGCGGCGGGCTCGTGATCCTGCCGCAGGACCTGCCCATCCCGGCGGTGCAGCACACGGTGGAGTTTGTCAAGAGCCGTGACCTGGTGCTCGACACCCCGGTGATGCTCGAGCCCGACGATTCGGTGTCCGACGCGACCGCGCTGATCCATAAGAGGGCGCATGGCGTCGCGGTGGTGGTCTTCGAGGGCCGTCCGATCGGATTGGTCAGCGAAGCGTCCTGCGCGGGGGTGGATCGCTTCACCCGGGTGCGCGATGTCGCCGTGACGGACTTCGTGACCGCGCCGGTGGGTACCGAGCCGCGCAAGATCTTCGACCTGCTCGAGCACGCCCCCATAGCCGTCGCGGTGCTGACCACGGCCGACGGCACGTTGGCGGGGGTGCTCACCCGCACCGGGGCAATCCGCGCCGGCATCTACACTCCGGCCACCGACACCGCCGGCCGGCTGCGGGTCGGCGCGGCCGTCGGCATTACCGGAGACGTGGCCGCCAAGGCCCGGGCCCTCGCCGAGGCGGGCGTCGACCTGCTGGTCATCGACACCGCGCACGGCCACCAGGTCAAGACGCTGGAGGCGATCAAAGCGGTCTCGTCCCTGGGCTTGGGTCTGCCGCTGGCGGCGGGGAATGTGGTGTCGGCGGAGGGAACTCGCGATCTCCTCGAAGCCGGGGCCACGATCGTCAAAGTCGGGGTCGGGCCGGGCGCGATGTGCACCACCCGGATGATGACCGGTGTTGGCCGCCCGCAATTCTCTGCCGTGCTCGAATGTGCCTCTGCCGCAAGGCAGCTCGGTGGCCACGTGTGGGCGGACGGCGGAATCCGCCATCCGCGCGACGTGGCTCTGGCGCTGGCTGCCGGTGCGTCGAACGTGATGATCGGGTCGTGGTTCGCAGGTACCTACGAGTCCCCCGGTGATCTGCTGCGTGACCGCGACGACCAGCCGTACAAGGAGAGCTACGGTATGGCATCCAAGCGCGCGGTGGTCGCCCGGACCACCACGGACAGCCCGTTCGATCGCGCCCGCAAGGCGCTGTTCGAGGAAGGCATCTCGACGTCACGGATGGGGCTGGACCCCGACCGGGGCGGTGTCGAGGACCTGCTCGACCACATCACCTCCGGCGTGCGCAGCACCTGCACCTATGTCGGTGCCACGAACCTCGCGGAGCTGCATGAACGGGCCGTGGTCGGTGTGCAATCAGCGGCCGGGTTCGCCGAAGGCCATCCCCTGCCCACCGGCTGGTGA
- the gndA gene encoding NADP-dependent phosphogluconate dehydrogenase, with amino-acid sequence MSPSDSKTATAQIGVTGLAVMGSNIARNFARHGYTVALHNRSIAKTDALLKEHGSEGNFVRSETIPEFLAALQPPRRVLIMVKAGEATDAVINELADAMEPGDIIIDGGNALFTDTMRREQAMRERGLHFVGAGISGGEEGALNGPSIMPGGPAESYRSLGPLLEEISAHVDGVPCCTHIGPDGSGHFVKMVHNGIEYSDMQLIGEAYQLLRDGLGMSAPQIAEVFTEWNNGDLDSYLVEITAEVLRHKDTKTGKPLVDVILDEAEQKGTGRWTVKSALDLGVPVTGIAEAVFARALSGSVAQRKAVSGLASGRLREKPTDSETFTEDVRQALYASKIVAYAQGFNHIQAGSAEFGWGIAPGDLATIWRGGCIIRAKFLDRIKEAFDADPDLASLIVAPYFRGAIESAIDSWRRVVSAAAQLGIPTPGFSSALSYYDGLRTERLPAALTQAQRDFFGAHTYGRIDAPGKFHTLWSGDRAEVSA; translated from the coding sequence ATGAGTCCGTCGGATTCCAAGACTGCGACCGCCCAGATCGGCGTTACCGGCCTGGCCGTGATGGGCTCGAACATCGCCCGGAATTTCGCCCGGCATGGCTACACGGTGGCGCTGCACAACCGGTCGATCGCCAAGACCGATGCGCTGCTCAAGGAGCACGGATCCGAGGGAAACTTCGTGCGCAGCGAGACGATCCCCGAATTCCTTGCCGCCCTGCAGCCCCCGCGTCGGGTGTTGATCATGGTCAAGGCCGGCGAGGCCACCGACGCCGTCATCAACGAGCTCGCCGACGCCATGGAACCGGGCGACATCATCATCGACGGCGGCAACGCGCTGTTCACCGACACGATGCGCCGCGAGCAGGCGATGCGCGAGCGCGGCCTGCACTTCGTCGGCGCCGGGATCTCCGGCGGTGAAGAGGGCGCGCTGAACGGACCGTCGATCATGCCGGGCGGGCCCGCCGAGTCGTACAGGTCGCTAGGACCGCTGCTCGAGGAGATCTCCGCGCATGTCGACGGCGTGCCATGCTGCACGCACATCGGCCCCGACGGCTCCGGGCACTTCGTCAAGATGGTGCACAACGGGATCGAGTACTCCGACATGCAGCTCATCGGCGAGGCCTACCAGCTGTTGCGCGACGGGCTGGGCATGAGCGCACCGCAGATCGCCGAGGTGTTCACCGAGTGGAACAACGGCGACCTGGACAGCTATCTGGTCGAGATCACCGCCGAAGTGCTGCGCCACAAAGACACAAAGACCGGCAAACCCCTGGTCGACGTCATCCTCGACGAGGCCGAGCAGAAGGGCACCGGCCGCTGGACGGTCAAGTCCGCCCTGGACCTGGGTGTGCCCGTAACCGGAATCGCCGAGGCGGTGTTCGCCCGCGCGCTGTCCGGCTCGGTAGCACAACGCAAGGCCGTCAGCGGCCTGGCTTCCGGCCGACTGCGCGAAAAGCCCACGGACAGTGAGACTTTCACCGAAGACGTCCGCCAGGCCTTGTATGCCTCCAAGATCGTGGCCTACGCGCAGGGTTTCAATCACATCCAGGCCGGCAGCGCCGAATTCGGCTGGGGCATCGCACCGGGCGACCTGGCAACCATCTGGCGCGGCGGCTGCATTATCCGGGCGAAGTTCCTCGACCGCATCAAGGAAGCCTTCGACGCCGATCCCGACCTGGCCAGCCTGATCGTCGCGCCGTACTTCCGGGGCGCAATCGAATCGGCCATCGACAGCTGGCGGCGTGTGGTGTCCGCCGCGGCCCAGCTCGGTATCCCCACTCCCGGCTTCTCCTCGGCGTTGTCGTACTACGACGGACTGCGCACCGAGCGTTTGCCCGCGGCGCTCACCCAGGCCCAGCGCGACTTCTTCGGTGCGCACACATACGGGCGGATCGACGCGCCGGGCAAGTTCCATACGCTGTGGAGTGGGGACCGCGCCGAGGTGTCGGCCTGA
- a CDS encoding M56 family metallopeptidase, translating to MSALAFTILAVLLVGPTPALLARATWPLRAPRAAMVLWQAIAVAAVLSTFSAGIAIASRLLMPGPDGRPTASVLGSIDRLGWPLWAAYVAVFALTVLVGARLVVSVLRGAIATRRRRAHHRMVVDLVGDRFSAHDAARARSCARTRALRVLDVPQPLAYCLPGVRSRVVVSEGTLTALTDAEVAAILTHERAHLRARHDLVLEAFTAVHAAFPRLVRSASALGAVQLLVELLADDAAVRATGRTPLARALVACAAGRAPSGALAAGGPSTVLRVRRLSGRGNSPVLAAAAYLGAAAVLVVPTIALALPWLTELRRLLNV from the coding sequence GTGTCCGCGCTGGCCTTCACCATCCTCGCGGTGCTGCTGGTCGGCCCGACACCGGCCTTGTTGGCCCGAGCGACGTGGCCGTTGCGCGCCCCGCGAGCCGCCATGGTGTTGTGGCAGGCCATCGCCGTGGCAGCCGTCCTTTCGACGTTCAGCGCGGGCATCGCGATCGCCAGCCGGCTGCTCATGCCCGGCCCCGACGGCAGGCCCACCGCCAGCGTCCTCGGCTCGATCGACCGGCTCGGCTGGCCGCTCTGGGCGGCTTATGTCGCCGTCTTCGCGCTGACCGTGCTGGTGGGTGCCCGCCTGGTGGTCTCGGTGTTGCGTGGGGCCATCGCGACCCGACGGCGGCGGGCCCACCACCGCATGGTGGTCGATCTGGTCGGGGACCGATTCAGTGCGCACGATGCGGCCCGGGCCCGGTCCTGCGCGCGCACGCGCGCTCTTCGTGTCCTGGACGTCCCGCAGCCGCTGGCCTACTGCCTGCCCGGCGTGCGCAGCCGGGTCGTCGTCAGCGAGGGCACGCTGACCGCCCTCACCGACGCCGAGGTCGCCGCCATCCTCACCCACGAGCGGGCTCATCTGCGCGCCCGCCATGACCTCGTTCTGGAGGCGTTCACCGCGGTGCACGCCGCCTTTCCGCGGCTGGTCCGCAGCGCCAGCGCGTTGGGGGCGGTGCAGCTCCTCGTCGAGCTGCTGGCCGACGACGCCGCCGTTCGCGCGACTGGGCGCACTCCCCTGGCCCGGGCGCTGGTTGCCTGCGCGGCCGGGCGGGCACCGTCCGGCGCGCTGGCCGCGGGCGGTCCCAGCACGGTGCTGCGGGTGCGCCGGCTGTCCGGGCGCGGCAACAGCCCGGTGCTGGCGGCGGCCGCATACCTTGGCGCCGCGGCGGTACTGGTGGTACCCACGATCGCGCTGGCCCTACCGTGGCTCACGGAGCTGCGACGGCTGTTGAACGTGTAG
- a CDS encoding BlaI/MecI/CopY family transcriptional regulator — protein sequence MAKLTRLGDLERAVMDHLWSTPEPQTVRQVHEALSARRDLAYTTVMTVLQRLAKKNLVSQIRDDRAHRYAPVHGRDELVAGLMVDALAQAEDSGGRRAALVHFVERVNPDEADALRCALAELEANQRNSPSAGAAAED from the coding sequence ATGGCCAAGTTGACGCGGCTGGGAGATCTGGAACGCGCCGTGATGGATCACCTGTGGTCCACGCCGGAACCCCAAACCGTTCGCCAGGTGCACGAAGCGTTGTCGGCGCGGCGCGACCTTGCCTACACCACAGTCATGACCGTGCTGCAACGGTTGGCCAAGAAGAATCTGGTCTCTCAGATTCGCGACGACCGGGCCCACCGCTACGCGCCCGTGCATGGGCGCGACGAACTGGTTGCCGGGCTCATGGTCGACGCGCTGGCCCAGGCGGAGGACTCCGGCGGCAGACGGGCCGCACTGGTGCACTTCGTCGAGCGAGTGAATCCCGACGAGGCGGACGCGCTTCGGTGCGCACTCGCCGAATTGGAGGCAAACCAACGCAATTCGCCATCGGCTGGCGCTGCGGCGGAGGACTGA
- a CDS encoding PaaI family thioesterase, with product MQPPDTVIPPNSSGPFEAELGLQVTELSPDGARAQLEVTPKLLQPMGLVHGGVYCSMIESMASMAAFSWLATRGGGNVVGVNNNTDFLRSISSGMVYGVAEPIHRGRRQQLWVVTITDANARVVARGQVRLQNLETPPGDG from the coding sequence GTGCAACCGCCGGACACGGTCATCCCGCCGAATTCCTCGGGGCCGTTCGAGGCCGAGTTGGGTCTGCAGGTCACCGAGCTCAGCCCCGATGGCGCCCGCGCGCAGCTCGAGGTCACGCCCAAACTGTTGCAGCCGATGGGCCTCGTGCACGGCGGTGTCTACTGCTCGATGATCGAGAGCATGGCCAGCATGGCCGCCTTCAGCTGGCTCGCCACGCGCGGTGGCGGGAATGTGGTCGGCGTCAACAACAACACGGACTTCCTGCGTTCGATCAGCTCGGGGATGGTGTACGGCGTCGCCGAGCCGATCCACCGCGGTCGGCGCCAGCAGCTGTGGGTGGTCACGATCACCGACGCGAACGCCCGGGTGGTGGCCCGCGGTCAGGTGCGCCTGCAAAACCTCGAAACACCGCCCGGCGACGGCTGA
- a CDS encoding urease subunit gamma: MRLTPHEQERLLLSYAAEVARRRRARGLRLNHPEAVAIITDHILEGARDGRTVAELMVSGCDVLRRDDVMEGVPEMLANVQVEATFPDGTKLVTVHHPIA, from the coding sequence ATGCGCCTGACGCCGCACGAACAGGAGCGACTGCTGCTGTCTTACGCCGCCGAAGTGGCCCGTCGCCGCCGGGCCCGCGGATTGCGCCTCAACCACCCGGAGGCTGTCGCGATCATCACGGATCACATCCTCGAGGGGGCCCGCGACGGCCGCACCGTGGCCGAGCTGATGGTCAGCGGGTGTGACGTGTTGCGCCGCGACGACGTCATGGAGGGGGTGCCGGAGATGCTCGCCAACGTGCAGGTGGAGGCGACGTTTCCGGACGGCACGAAGTTGGTCACCGTCCATCACCCGATCGCATGA
- a CDS encoding urease subunit beta, whose amino-acid sequence MIPGEFLYSTGDIEINEAAPRLEMRVVNTGDRPVQVGSHVHLPQANAALSFDRAAAHGYRLDIPAATAVRFEPGVPRSVRLVPLGGRREVHGLTLNPPGPLR is encoded by the coding sequence ATGATTCCCGGCGAATTCCTTTACAGCACAGGCGATATCGAGATCAATGAAGCCGCGCCGCGCCTCGAGATGCGGGTCGTCAACACCGGCGACCGTCCGGTGCAGGTCGGTAGCCACGTCCACCTTCCGCAGGCCAATGCGGCGCTGTCGTTCGACCGCGCGGCGGCCCACGGGTACCGCTTGGACATTCCGGCGGCCACGGCGGTGCGCTTCGAGCCCGGCGTGCCCCGGTCCGTCCGGTTGGTTCCGCTGGGCGGGCGCCGGGAGGTGCACGGCCTGACCCTGAACCCACCCGGACCCCTCCGATGA